In the genome of Poecilia reticulata strain Guanapo linkage group LG16, Guppy_female_1.0+MT, whole genome shotgun sequence, one region contains:
- the LOC103477999 gene encoding complement C1r subcomponent-like isoform X2, whose amino-acid sequence MDTFNARIGWTSFITWFLHVLVCECVPLPDSGQIHSPQCPQLYPVNLQKQWEISVPDGFQISLTFTHVDIKSSITVLYDEKPILSPGNRLKLIFQSHDYNPDRNQNVGFSARYQAIDIDECSAPEPEDGSGPLCSQKCLNTLGSYRCACHHGYKLHSDQRACMLIDCGEPEPLLNGGVTLLSGFQNQYLSVVQYHCNEPFYSPYGGINVSLTCEADGQWRSNHDVILRPACLPVCGRPTKQNEYHQRIIGGNDAAEHTIPWQAFINVGYSRGGGMIIADRWILTAAHMVVINGQVQTPEALSIYLGLADVPQILETPSLNATAVHVHRQYNNPNGLNYDHDIALIKLKDPVTFKAAIMPLCLPSKNDTYDTGMMGLVSGFGITDKGNYLRFLTNKLKYVHIPVVEQQRCSNSLRGTPRTKKPILTDNMFCAGTPEGGKDSCIGDDGSGFTLQSENGRFWAAGIVSWGFRCGQKGTYGFYTKVANYVDWINKIMQEN is encoded by the exons ATGGACACATTCAATGCCAGGATTGGTTGGACATCTTTCATCACATG GTTTCTGCATGTGttggtgtgtgagtgtgtcccACTGCCAGACTCAGGGCAGATCCATTCCCCCCAGTGTCCTCAGCTCTATCCCGTCAACCTGCAGAAGCAGTGGGAGATCAGCGTGCCGGACGGCTTCCAGATCAGCTTGACCTTCACACATGTGGACATCAAATCCTCAATTACA GTCCTCTACGATGAAAAG CCCATTTTGTCTCCAGGCAACAGACTCAAGCTGATATTCCAGTCCCATGACTACAACCCGGACCGAAACCAGAATGTGGGATTTTCTGCTCGGTACCAAGCAATAG ACATAGATGAATGCTCAGCACCAGAACCTGAGGATGGATCAGGTCCACTCTGCTCTCAGAAATGCCTCAACACACTTGGGTCATACCGCTGTGCTTGTCACCATGGCTACAAGCTACACTCAGACCAGCGCGCCTGCATGT TAATAGATTGTGGAGAACCTGAGCCTCTGCTGAATGGAGGAGTAACGTTGCTGTCTGGCTTCCAGAACCAATACCTTTCTGTTGTTCAGTATCATTGCAATGAACCATTTTATTCACCATATGGTGGCATTAATG TTTCTCTCACCTGTGAAGCAGATGGACAGTGGAGATCCAACCATGATGTTATTTTAAGACCAGCATGCCTACCAG TTTGTGGTcgaccaacaaaacaaaatgaatatcACCAGAGGATTATTGGAGGAAATGATGCTGCAGAGCATACCATCCCATGGCAAGCTTTCATAAATGTAGGTTACAGCAGGGGAGGAGGTATGATCATAGCAGATCGCTGGATTTTGACTGCAGCTCACATGGTTGTGATTAATGGACAAGTACAAACTCCTGAGGCTTTATCT aTTTACCTTGGACTTGCAGATGTTCCCCAAATTTTAGAAACTCCTTCTCTGAATGCAACTGCAGTCCATGTTCACCGTCAGTACAATAATCCAAACGGTTTAAACTATGACCACGACATTGCATTGATAAAACTTAAAGACCCGGTCACATTCAAAGCAGCAATAATGCCACTGTGTCTGCCATCAAAGAATGACACATATGACACGGGAATGATGGG gctGGTGTCTGGCTTTGGCATTACAGACAAGGGCAACTATCTGCGTTTTCTAACAAATAAGCTGAAGTATGTGCATATTCCAGTGGTGGAACAGCAAAGATGCAGTAATTCTTTGAGGGGAACACCTAGAACCAAGAAACCAATACTGACAGACAACATGTTCTGTGCTGGAACTCCTGAAGGCGGGAAGGACTCTTGCATAGGTGATGATGGGAGTGGCTTCACTCTGCAATCTGAAAACGGACGATTCTGGGCTGCTGGGATTGTCAGCTGGGGGTTCAGATGTGGACAGAAAGGAACATATGGATTTTATACCAAAGTGGCAAACTATGTAGACTGGATTAACAAGATCATGCAGGAAAATTGA
- the LOC103477998 gene encoding complement C1s subcomponent-like isoform X1, translating into MVCSLCSSLGSETAALAERGPARQRPSSCLFLLLLPCSSYSTLLGWVESPGYPMGYLPHTSLNWTRCAPKGQTVSIKLIHMDLENSQDCENDAVKISSNGNLIALLCGKRDYEELQESVNPLLFSSAGGCLTLLFHSDYSNTKRHTGFRGFYTLQDFNECEDEQINKCTQFCHNFVGGYYCSCRHGYHLDEDKHTCTVGCAEDLSGLKRGDVSSPSWPGEYAENVNCKYTLSVEDNLQLELHFSEGFDVEQSPEGNCVDELRIETHSETLGPFCGNKPPHSPLLTHSSHIQIHFTSDGSGTNKGFNIHFKTRDKVCRPVTSNSNTTPLKQEYHWGESVTVTCDLGYVADSASDGLLKRYDTTCQSNGLWAPMYPCEIVDCGWPDLGRGGILQLVNPDDQNTKYGSQIQFYCTSKFYKLEGNDTSTCNADGEWTGMPKCNEVCGMPETSSTGRILGGKAALLGEIPWQLFITTPKFGGASLINDQWAVTAAHVVNDIPKESVQLYGGLIDATTTGTDVSPIPIEKIIVHPSYRGASLQTNYDNDIALIKFTSRVKLGPNLLPICLPEVNRGVMEGEQGTVSGWGAIFQDNSWSRTSDVLQYVDIPVFPVSKCRNTPSLSNKAMTFTNNMFCAGGKGTDSCKGDSGSPFVSPMLSSGIGPHYLIGIVSWGSPCVRGGATGDKKGYYTKVENYVNWINEIKKNEAQS; encoded by the exons TctctttcttctgctgctgcccTGCTCCTCGTATTCCACGCTGTTGGGATGGGTGGAGTCTCCTGGCTATCCCATGGGATATTTGCCTCACACCAGTTTAAACTGGACCAGGTGCGCGCCCAAAGGCCAAACCGTCTCCATCAAGCTGATCCACATGGACCTGGAGAACAGCCAAGACTGTGAAAATGATGCTGTGAAG ATCTCGTCAAACGGGAACCTGATTGCTCTTCTGTGTGGGAAAAGAGACTATGAGGAGCTTCAGGAGTCGGTGAATCCGCTGCTGTTCTCCTCCGCTGGCGGCTGCCTCACTCTTCTGTTTCACTCCGATTACTCCAACACCAAGAGACACACTGGCTTCAGAGGGTTTTACACGCTTCAAG ACTTTAATGAGTGTGAGGACGAGCAAATCAACAAATGCACACAGTTTTGCCACAACTTCGTCGGAGGCTACTATTGCTCCTGTCGTCATGGTTACCACCTGGACGAGGACAAACACACTTGCACGG TGGGCTGCGCTGAGGACCTGTCAGGGCTGAAAAGAGGAGACGTATCCAGTCCTTCCTGGCCTGGAGAGTACGCAGAAAATGTCAACTGCAAATACACACTGTCTGTGGAGGACAACCTCCAGCTGGAGCTGCACTTCTCCGAGGGTTTCGATGTGGAGCAAAGCCCTGAGGGAAACTGCGTGGATGAGCTGAGG ATTGAGACCCACTCTGAGACTCTGGGTCCATTCTGTGGTAACAAACCCCCACATTCTCCTCTTCTCACTCACTCGAGCCACATCCAGATCCATTTCACCTCCGACGGGTCTGGGACCAACAAGGGCTTTAATATCCACTTCAAGACCAGAG ATAAGGTCTGTCGACCTGTGACCTCAAACTCAAATACGACTCCTCTGAAACAAGAATATCACTGGGGAGAATCAGTGACTGTAACTTGTGATCTCGGCTATGTTGCAGATTCA GCCTCTGACGGTCTATTGAAACGGTATGACACAACCTGCCAGAGCAATGGTTTATGGGCTCCCATGTACCCCTGTGAAA TTGTGGATTGTGGTTGGCCGGATCTTGGCCGTGGCGGCATCCTTCAGCTGGTGAATCCAGATgatcaaaacacaaagtatgGCAGCCAGATCCAGTTTTACTGCACTTCAAAGTTCTACAAACTGGAAGGAAATG ATACAAGCACTTGTAACGCCGATGGCGAGTGGACCGGGATGCCAAAATGCAATGAAG TTTGTGGAATGCCAGAAACGTCAAGCACAGGCAGAATTTTGGGAGGAAAAGCGGCATTGCTGGGAGAAATACCGTGGCAGCTTTTCATAACAACTCCAAAGTTCGGAGGAGCATCGCTGATAAACGATCAGTGGGCCGTCACAGCAGCACACGTTGTGAATGACATCCCAAAAGAATCAGTTCAACTCTACGGTGGACTGATAGATGCAACAACTACAGGAACTGATGTATCTCCCATTCCAATTGAAAAAATCATAGTGCATCCCAGCTACAGAGGAGCCTCACTACAAACAAATTATGATAATGATATAGCTCTGATAAAATTCACGTCCAGAGTGAAGCTTGGCCCAAACCTGCTGCCTATTTGCTTGCCAGAAGTAAACAGAGGTGTGATGGAGGGAGAACAAGGCACAGTGTCTGGCTGGGGGGCTATATTTCAGGATAATAGTTGGAGTCGTACATCAGACGTCTTACAATACGTTGACATTCCTGTCTTCCCCGTCTCTAAGTGTAGGAACACACCTTCCCTTTCTAACAAAGCCATGACTTTTACTAACAACATGTTCTGCGCTGGAGGCAAAGGGACAGACAGTTGCAAGGGAGACAGTGGCAGCCCTTTTGTTTCACCCATGTTGTCTTCAGGCATAGGGCCCCATTATCTGATTGGCATTGTGTCATGGGGATCTCCCTGTGTGAGGGGTGGTGCAACAGGTGACAAGAAGGGTTATTACACCAAGGTGGAGAATTATGTCAACTGGATTAACGAGATCAAGAAAAATGAAGCacagagttaa
- the LOC103477998 gene encoding complement C1s subcomponent-like isoform X2, translating to MFRLSLFLLLLPCSSYSTLLGWVESPGYPMGYLPHTSLNWTRCAPKGQTVSIKLIHMDLENSQDCENDAVKISSNGNLIALLCGKRDYEELQESVNPLLFSSAGGCLTLLFHSDYSNTKRHTGFRGFYTLQDFNECEDEQINKCTQFCHNFVGGYYCSCRHGYHLDEDKHTCTVGCAEDLSGLKRGDVSSPSWPGEYAENVNCKYTLSVEDNLQLELHFSEGFDVEQSPEGNCVDELRIETHSETLGPFCGNKPPHSPLLTHSSHIQIHFTSDGSGTNKGFNIHFKTRDKVCRPVTSNSNTTPLKQEYHWGESVTVTCDLGYVADSASDGLLKRYDTTCQSNGLWAPMYPCEIVDCGWPDLGRGGILQLVNPDDQNTKYGSQIQFYCTSKFYKLEGNDTSTCNADGEWTGMPKCNEVCGMPETSSTGRILGGKAALLGEIPWQLFITTPKFGGASLINDQWAVTAAHVVNDIPKESVQLYGGLIDATTTGTDVSPIPIEKIIVHPSYRGASLQTNYDNDIALIKFTSRVKLGPNLLPICLPEVNRGVMEGEQGTVSGWGAIFQDNSWSRTSDVLQYVDIPVFPVSKCRNTPSLSNKAMTFTNNMFCAGGKGTDSCKGDSGSPFVSPMLSSGIGPHYLIGIVSWGSPCVRGGATGDKKGYYTKVENYVNWINEIKKNEAQS from the exons TctctttcttctgctgctgcccTGCTCCTCGTATTCCACGCTGTTGGGATGGGTGGAGTCTCCTGGCTATCCCATGGGATATTTGCCTCACACCAGTTTAAACTGGACCAGGTGCGCGCCCAAAGGCCAAACCGTCTCCATCAAGCTGATCCACATGGACCTGGAGAACAGCCAAGACTGTGAAAATGATGCTGTGAAG ATCTCGTCAAACGGGAACCTGATTGCTCTTCTGTGTGGGAAAAGAGACTATGAGGAGCTTCAGGAGTCGGTGAATCCGCTGCTGTTCTCCTCCGCTGGCGGCTGCCTCACTCTTCTGTTTCACTCCGATTACTCCAACACCAAGAGACACACTGGCTTCAGAGGGTTTTACACGCTTCAAG ACTTTAATGAGTGTGAGGACGAGCAAATCAACAAATGCACACAGTTTTGCCACAACTTCGTCGGAGGCTACTATTGCTCCTGTCGTCATGGTTACCACCTGGACGAGGACAAACACACTTGCACGG TGGGCTGCGCTGAGGACCTGTCAGGGCTGAAAAGAGGAGACGTATCCAGTCCTTCCTGGCCTGGAGAGTACGCAGAAAATGTCAACTGCAAATACACACTGTCTGTGGAGGACAACCTCCAGCTGGAGCTGCACTTCTCCGAGGGTTTCGATGTGGAGCAAAGCCCTGAGGGAAACTGCGTGGATGAGCTGAGG ATTGAGACCCACTCTGAGACTCTGGGTCCATTCTGTGGTAACAAACCCCCACATTCTCCTCTTCTCACTCACTCGAGCCACATCCAGATCCATTTCACCTCCGACGGGTCTGGGACCAACAAGGGCTTTAATATCCACTTCAAGACCAGAG ATAAGGTCTGTCGACCTGTGACCTCAAACTCAAATACGACTCCTCTGAAACAAGAATATCACTGGGGAGAATCAGTGACTGTAACTTGTGATCTCGGCTATGTTGCAGATTCA GCCTCTGACGGTCTATTGAAACGGTATGACACAACCTGCCAGAGCAATGGTTTATGGGCTCCCATGTACCCCTGTGAAA TTGTGGATTGTGGTTGGCCGGATCTTGGCCGTGGCGGCATCCTTCAGCTGGTGAATCCAGATgatcaaaacacaaagtatgGCAGCCAGATCCAGTTTTACTGCACTTCAAAGTTCTACAAACTGGAAGGAAATG ATACAAGCACTTGTAACGCCGATGGCGAGTGGACCGGGATGCCAAAATGCAATGAAG TTTGTGGAATGCCAGAAACGTCAAGCACAGGCAGAATTTTGGGAGGAAAAGCGGCATTGCTGGGAGAAATACCGTGGCAGCTTTTCATAACAACTCCAAAGTTCGGAGGAGCATCGCTGATAAACGATCAGTGGGCCGTCACAGCAGCACACGTTGTGAATGACATCCCAAAAGAATCAGTTCAACTCTACGGTGGACTGATAGATGCAACAACTACAGGAACTGATGTATCTCCCATTCCAATTGAAAAAATCATAGTGCATCCCAGCTACAGAGGAGCCTCACTACAAACAAATTATGATAATGATATAGCTCTGATAAAATTCACGTCCAGAGTGAAGCTTGGCCCAAACCTGCTGCCTATTTGCTTGCCAGAAGTAAACAGAGGTGTGATGGAGGGAGAACAAGGCACAGTGTCTGGCTGGGGGGCTATATTTCAGGATAATAGTTGGAGTCGTACATCAGACGTCTTACAATACGTTGACATTCCTGTCTTCCCCGTCTCTAAGTGTAGGAACACACCTTCCCTTTCTAACAAAGCCATGACTTTTACTAACAACATGTTCTGCGCTGGAGGCAAAGGGACAGACAGTTGCAAGGGAGACAGTGGCAGCCCTTTTGTTTCACCCATGTTGTCTTCAGGCATAGGGCCCCATTATCTGATTGGCATTGTGTCATGGGGATCTCCCTGTGTGAGGGGTGGTGCAACAGGTGACAAGAAGGGTTATTACACCAAGGTGGAGAATTATGTCAACTGGATTAACGAGATCAAGAAAAATGAAGCacagagttaa
- the LOC103477999 gene encoding complement C1r subcomponent-like isoform X1 → MDTFNARIGWTSFITWFLHVLVCECVPLPDSGQIHSPQCPQLYPVNLQKQWEISVPDGFQISLTFTHVDIKSSITVLYDEKVLGKFCGNENSADVEFTDVVHLHHGYQPILSPGNRLKLIFQSHDYNPDRNQNVGFSARYQAIDIDECSAPEPEDGSGPLCSQKCLNTLGSYRCACHHGYKLHSDQRACMLIDCGEPEPLLNGGVTLLSGFQNQYLSVVQYHCNEPFYSPYGGINVSLTCEADGQWRSNHDVILRPACLPVCGRPTKQNEYHQRIIGGNDAAEHTIPWQAFINVGYSRGGGMIIADRWILTAAHMVVINGQVQTPEALSIYLGLADVPQILETPSLNATAVHVHRQYNNPNGLNYDHDIALIKLKDPVTFKAAIMPLCLPSKNDTYDTGMMGLVSGFGITDKGNYLRFLTNKLKYVHIPVVEQQRCSNSLRGTPRTKKPILTDNMFCAGTPEGGKDSCIGDDGSGFTLQSENGRFWAAGIVSWGFRCGQKGTYGFYTKVANYVDWINKIMQEN, encoded by the exons ATGGACACATTCAATGCCAGGATTGGTTGGACATCTTTCATCACATG GTTTCTGCATGTGttggtgtgtgagtgtgtcccACTGCCAGACTCAGGGCAGATCCATTCCCCCCAGTGTCCTCAGCTCTATCCCGTCAACCTGCAGAAGCAGTGGGAGATCAGCGTGCCGGACGGCTTCCAGATCAGCTTGACCTTCACACATGTGGACATCAAATCCTCAATTACA GTCCTCTACGATGAAAAGGTGCTTGGAAAGTTTTGTGGCAATGAGAACTCTGCTGATGTAGAGTTCACTGATGTAGTTCATCTCCACCACGGCTACCAGCCCATTTTGTCTCCAGGCAACAGACTCAAGCTGATATTCCAGTCCCATGACTACAACCCGGACCGAAACCAGAATGTGGGATTTTCTGCTCGGTACCAAGCAATAG ACATAGATGAATGCTCAGCACCAGAACCTGAGGATGGATCAGGTCCACTCTGCTCTCAGAAATGCCTCAACACACTTGGGTCATACCGCTGTGCTTGTCACCATGGCTACAAGCTACACTCAGACCAGCGCGCCTGCATGT TAATAGATTGTGGAGAACCTGAGCCTCTGCTGAATGGAGGAGTAACGTTGCTGTCTGGCTTCCAGAACCAATACCTTTCTGTTGTTCAGTATCATTGCAATGAACCATTTTATTCACCATATGGTGGCATTAATG TTTCTCTCACCTGTGAAGCAGATGGACAGTGGAGATCCAACCATGATGTTATTTTAAGACCAGCATGCCTACCAG TTTGTGGTcgaccaacaaaacaaaatgaatatcACCAGAGGATTATTGGAGGAAATGATGCTGCAGAGCATACCATCCCATGGCAAGCTTTCATAAATGTAGGTTACAGCAGGGGAGGAGGTATGATCATAGCAGATCGCTGGATTTTGACTGCAGCTCACATGGTTGTGATTAATGGACAAGTACAAACTCCTGAGGCTTTATCT aTTTACCTTGGACTTGCAGATGTTCCCCAAATTTTAGAAACTCCTTCTCTGAATGCAACTGCAGTCCATGTTCACCGTCAGTACAATAATCCAAACGGTTTAAACTATGACCACGACATTGCATTGATAAAACTTAAAGACCCGGTCACATTCAAAGCAGCAATAATGCCACTGTGTCTGCCATCAAAGAATGACACATATGACACGGGAATGATGGG gctGGTGTCTGGCTTTGGCATTACAGACAAGGGCAACTATCTGCGTTTTCTAACAAATAAGCTGAAGTATGTGCATATTCCAGTGGTGGAACAGCAAAGATGCAGTAATTCTTTGAGGGGAACACCTAGAACCAAGAAACCAATACTGACAGACAACATGTTCTGTGCTGGAACTCCTGAAGGCGGGAAGGACTCTTGCATAGGTGATGATGGGAGTGGCTTCACTCTGCAATCTGAAAACGGACGATTCTGGGCTGCTGGGATTGTCAGCTGGGGGTTCAGATGTGGACAGAAAGGAACATATGGATTTTATACCAAAGTGGCAAACTATGTAGACTGGATTAACAAGATCATGCAGGAAAATTGA